One Comamonas odontotermitis genomic window, GCGGAAGTTGAAACCTCGCAGCTGGTTCCTGGTACAGACATAACCGCTCGCACGGTCAATGACCGAATCGCCGGTATAGGGCACGAAGTTGAAGATCCGGCTCTTCATGGCCCCGCTGTGCGCCAGCACCACCCACGAACCCACCAGGGAATCGATGCTGTTCTTGTCGATACCGAAGTAGAAGCGCTCGATCTGTACCGTTTCCTCATTGGGGAACTGGATGGTTCCCGTGGACGACGAGGTGAACTTGATGTTCTCCGCATTGCCTGCGTTGCCCTGGTAGCTTGCGACCAGATCGCCGCTGCCGAAATAACGCCCACCTTTGTACTGGTTGAGCGGAATGTCAGGCCTATTGGCAGCGGGGATCGTGGACGGCTCATGCGTGCCCAGCACACTGTGGAACGTGGCGCTGCCTTGGTTTTCATAGTCATAGACCGAGATGAACAGGGTGTGATCCTGGCTGTTGGTGGGCTTTTGCAGATCCACCGCCAGACCGCGGCCTGGTTTGCCCGTGATTTCGTTGCTCACGATCCAGGTGCCTGCCTCGGGTGCATAGTCTGGCCGGAAGTAGGTGGTCAGCGCGGTTTTGCCTCCAGCGGTCGTATACGCGGAGCGCGTGATGCGCGCACCGATGAGCCGGTGCTTTTCTCCCGTACCGAACTGAACGGTGCCAACCACCTGGTCCACGCTGCGCTGCATGGTCACGGACACCAGCCCGCCTGGCTGCACTGAACTGCCCGAGCAGTTGAAGATGCGGTCGGCGCCGCCATAGTCGCAGGTGGCGAAGAATGGCGTGCTCAGCGCACCATCAAAGCCATGCATCGTGAGCTTGGTGCTGGCGGCATAGGGCCAGGGGGCTGGAGAAAGCGTCCAGTTGTAGTTCAGGCCCACCTGCTCACCCGAGCCGATGTCGGCCCACCAGGTTCTGACAGGCTGGCTGTTCTGGTCCAGTTCCACCATGGCCCAGCGATCTACATATGCAGGGTCGGCAAAAGTGCCTGCAGGCGTGCCTTCGTAGTCGAAGCGCTGCATGGCCTTGGCAGCTTCACCGGGGAACTTGATGGTGCCCGTGGTGCGGCTGGTGAAGGTCACCTCTACATTGCCTGCATTGCCTGCCTCCTGCCCGTCAAGTGGACCACTGCCGAAGAAACGGCCGCCCTGGTAGGAGGTCAGTGGCGCAACCACCTTGTTGCCGTCCATGACGCCGATGGCGATGTGGAATGTTGGCGCGCCAGTGGAGGTGTAGTTGTACACCTGCATCACGAACTTGCCATCCTGCACATCGATGCCCATGCCTCGGCCAGGTTTGCCATTGAGCTCTGCAGTGATCACCCAGTTACCGCCCTGGGGATTGCCAGCACCTGTATCAACCCCCGAGCCATCGGCTGGCGAGGTCTTGGACACTTGGCGCGTGTCAGTGGCGGTATTGCCGGCGGCGTCGGTCTGCGACGCTGTGACAGTCACCGCACCTGCAGGCAAGCCGCCCACCTTGATGCCAGTGATCGTCCATGTGCCGTTCGTGCAAGGTGCCGAAGCCACTACATTGCCAACGCTCACGGTCACGGCTCCGTCAGACGACGTGCAGGTTCCCGAAACACCGTAGGACGACTGGTTGGTTCCGTCGATCGTAGGTGCTGTCGTGATCGAGACCGAAGGTGGTGTCACATCCTTGACCGTGGTGCGCGTACCGCTGACGACAGTGCCGTTGATGGTCTGCGATGCAGTGATCGTCACAACGCCATCAGGCAGACTGCTGACCGTGATACCCGACACCGACCAATTGCCGCCATCGCATGCGGCCGTGGTAGTCAGGCTGCCGATGGCCACCGTCACAGCCCCATTTCCGGCCGAGCAGGTACCCGTGACGCCACCGTAGGACGACTGGTTGGATGCGTTGATGGGGGGCGCGGCCGTCACCGACACTGCCGATGCAGCTGCATTCTTGGTGGTGGTGAGTGCGCCCGTGCCGGTATTGCCCGCAGCATCGGTCTGCGACGCAGTGACCGTGACCGGCCCCGCAGGCAAGCCGCCTACGTCCACGCCAGCGGCAGACCATGCACCGCCATTGCACACGGGTGATGGCACCACGGTGATGCTGCCAATGCTGACCGAGACGGCCGAGCCGCTCTCCGTGCAGGTGCCTGACACGCCGTAGGATGCCTGGTTGGCAGCGGTGATTGCAGGCGCCGAGGTGACTGCCACCGTTGGAGGCGTTGCGTCCTTGGACGTCGAGCGTGTGCCGGAACCTGTCTGGTTGTTGACCGTCTGCGAGGCAGTAACCGTGACGGCACCATCGCCCAGGGCAGTGACATTGACGCCAGAGACCGACCATGCACCACCGCTGCAAGTGGCCTGCGCTGCCACATTGCCGATGGTCACGACAACGGGTTGTCCATTGGCCGAGCAGGTGCCCGAAACGCCATAAGAACCCTGGTTGGCCGCGTTGATCACCGCAGCATTGCTGACCGTGACCACCGGAGTGTCACCCGGATTCGAGACCGTGCTCTTGTTCGTCGTAGTCGAGCCTTGTCCCACTTGGTTGTTGACGGTTTGCGAGGCCGTCACCGTGATGGTGCCATCAGGCAAGCCACTCACATTGACCCCGGACACCGACCAGTTGCCGCCGGTACAGGTAGCCGAGGCAGGAATGCCGCCAATGCTGACAGTCACCGGCTGCCCCTCGGCAGAACAAGTGCCTGACACCCCATATGAAGTCTGATTGCCCAGAGTGATGGCAGGTGCCGTGACCGAGACCGTAGGCGCGCCAGGGTTTGAAGGCGGGTTCTTCACCGTGCTCTTGCTGGCCGAGCTATTGGGGCCAGCAGGAGTCTGTGAAGCAGTCACGGTGATGGCACCCGCAGGCAGGGCCGATACATTGAGCGTGCCGCTGTAGGTCCCATCGCTCTGGCAGGGCAGCGTCAAGCTGGCACCAGAAGGAAGCGTCGTGATGGCGAGATCGTTGCTTCCAGGGCTGCAGGTGCCGCTGACAGGAAGCAGGTCATTGGCTGCCACAGGGTTTTGCAAGTCATTGAGCGTCACCGTGGACTGACAATCGGCCATCGAAGCTTCAGCGTGACCAATCACCACATCTGCAGAAATCAGGCCAAGCAAATTGATTCTGACGTGGACAGCATTGACGGTGATGCTGGTTGGACTGACGATCTGTTCGTTGACCGTAATTGTGGCAATGCCAAGAACACTCACATCCGCGTTCGCGCTTACATTCACACCCAGACCAGCCAATGGCCCGGAGCCGTTGAGGATGTCTGTTCGGCCCGAAGCAACGACCTTGCCCTTTTCACAGCTCATGGTCGCCGTGGTGGTGATGGTGTCAGCTCCCAGGCTCAGCAAGGATTGGTTACCAAGCAAGACATTGAGCAGGGAGAGATTCAGGCCGTTGACCTGAGACATGGAGGTCACGCTGTTGCGCGTCAGAGTACTCTGCGTTGAAGAAGTGAGAACCCCCGTGTCAACCTTCAGAATGCCAGCGGCATTGACTCCAACATTGGCGATATATCCGCTCTTGCTGAAATCGGGAGGTGCACTCCCATGCCCCGTATTGGCAAACTGAGTGTCCAGACCCACCAGCGGAGGGCCAGGCAATATGGCCAGGACACTCGCCGAGGCTTCCAGTCCATAGGCCTGACCAGTGCCGGAGGAGGCTGCGAATGCCATCGCCCCCCAGCCATATGCAGTTGCCATGATGAGCCAACGGATCACCGAACGTGCGATCCCTTTCATTCCTGCGGTAGTCATATCGCCTCCTCTTGGACCAAGGCTCCAAGAATGGGCAGATAGATACCAACCAGTTTGATGCACGGCTGACTCGATCAACCCATCCACCCGAGACACTCCCAACCAGCTAATTACAAAATATTAGCAAGTAGCACACGAAGCCTCACGATCACTACCCTACACCTGGGGAATCGAGTACTTAAATTTATTTAATAAATCAAAACGCAAAAATATAAAGATTAATCATTAATAAGAAAAATACAGGCTTCAAAGAAATCTATCGAAAAATTAATTTCAATACTTTTCTCCACGCAGTGAAATATTCATCTTTCTTTAAAAGCACAGCAATTTGCACCAAAAATCACAGGCAATGACATTTTTAAATTCAATGCATTTTTTAAATCATGTAATACTTGGACACGCATTATTGTTGACAGTGACAACCCATTCACAGGACTTCGCCAATGCCTGCACGGGTCTTGCCCTATCGGTTCACTCGCCGCTGCAGGCTAGGTGTATGGTCCCAGATTTTAATGGTGCAATCTTCTCTCATGAATGGAAGGAAGCACTATGGGCCAGGTTCTGCACGGCAGCGCCACAACGACGGAGGCGATCCGTCGAGCGATACAACATAGTCAAGAGAGCCTGAGAGCGCTTTCTGCACGCTATGGCATCAATCAGAAGACGGTGGCGAAGTGGAAGAATCGGCCTTCGGTCACCGATCTGCCGACAGGGCCCAGGCAGCCGCGCTCCACCGTTTTGTCCGTTGAGGATGAGGCAGCGATCGTCGCCTTTCGCAGGCATACCATGCTGCCGCTGGACGACTGTCTCTACGCGCTGCAGCCGACTATCCCGCATCTGACGCGCTCGTCTCTGCACCGCTGCTTGCAGCGGCACGGTATCTCGCGGCTGCCCGAGGTGCAGGGCGATAAGCCAGCCAAGAAGCGGTTCAAGAGCTACCCCATTGGCTACTTCCATGTCGACATCGCCGAAGTGCAGACAGTCGAGGGCAAGCTCTATCTCTTCGTGGCCATCGACAGGACGTCCAAGTTCGCACTCACCGAACTCCATCCCTCGGCTGACAAGATGACTGCGGCGCAGTTCTTGCGCAATGTGATCGCAGCGGTGCCGTACACCCTCCATACGGTGCTCACCGATAACGGCATTCAGTTTGCCAACCGCAGTTCAGACCGGTACGCCTTCCAGCACATCTTTGGTCGAGTCTGCGAGGAACACGGTATCGAACATCGCCTCACAAAGGTCAAGCATCCGTGGACCAATGGGCAGGTCGAGCGAATGAACCGGACCATCAAGGAAGCCACCGTCAAGCGCTTCCACTATGACGATCACGCGCAGTTGCGGCAGCACCTCGCCAACTTCATCGATGCATACAACTTCGGCCGCAGGCTCAAGACCCTCAAAGGCCTGACACCCTACGAATTCATCTGCAAACAGTGGACATCCGAACCTGAACGGTTCAAGATAGATCCGATCCATCAAATGCCGGGACTGAACAGCTAGGTCTTTTGTGGCATCGCTGCGCGGGCTCCGTGCTTTCAGATTCTGAAATGAAAACAAGCCGACCACGCCTGCGTGCGGTCGGCTTGTCGAAATCATCCTGAACTGTCCGTGGCTACCTTACCTTGTTCAGCCCATTGGCGATCCACCTGAAACAGACATCGCACTGCGCCATCGGTGCGTTGCAGACCAATTTCAGACGGTGGCAGTTCGTCTCTGCGCTACCTGGCGCGTTGCAACCGGGTGCGCAGAAGGCGCACCGCGCCCTACACGGTCACGCAGGTGCAAAGCCCAGCGCTCCACGGTGTAGAACGATAGCGCTGCAAATGCGGCAGACAGCGGCAAGCCCAGTGCCACCACCCAGGCCCAATCCATATGCGCGCGCAACAACCGCACTACAGGGTAGTGCCACAGATAGATGCCATATGACATCTTGCCCAACCACACCAGCAAAGGCAGGCTCAGCATGTCATATAACGCGCCTTTGTGCTTGCTCACCGCAATGACGATTGCAACTGCAGTCAGCTCAGCCAACGCAAAACCCCATAGCAGTGCACCCGCATCATCCCAGGCATAGCCGATGATGATGAAAGGGAACACCGGCAGCAGCCACAGCAGGTACTTCTGGCGTGCGTGCAGCGCATCCATCCATTCGGGGCGGTGCACCGAGACCACAGCCAGCAGACTGCCCAGCAGCATGCCTGTGGCACGGGTATCGAAACGGAAGAAGATTTCGTAGAACTGCTGACCCCTTGCCACCCAATAGGCACGCCAGACAAACATCAGCACCACAAGCAAGAACACAGGACGCCACAATTGCTTACGCGCAGTATGCGTCAGCAACAATGCCAGCAAAGGCGGCCAGACCAGGTAGAAATGCTCTTCCACCGAGAGCGACCACATATGCAGCAGAGTATTGGGACTGTCGAAAAAGGCGATACCGTAGTCCGCCAGATAAAGCGCCGATACCACCACATCCTGGTTGATGTCTTCCAGATCAGGCCAGATCAGCGGCGCAAATACCCAATATGCGCCAAGGAACAACAACAATGCAGGCGCCAGGCGCAGAAACCGCCGCTTGTAAAAGCGCCAGTAATCCAACCGACCAGCTTGTTGGAATTCCTTGAGCAACAGCGACGTGATCAAAAAGCCGCTGAGCACAAAAAACAGATCCACGCCAAAGAACGCACCATCAAACATGGGCACATGGGCATGGGACAGAAACACCAACACAATCGCCACCGCGCGCAAACCATCCAGCGCAGGGTTGTATTTCAATCGCAAAACAGACAAAACAGACACACTCCCTACTTCGTCGGCATGCCAGGAAGCCATGCCGCACGCCCAGACCCAAATAACCTATGTCTGCCGCTGCAAAGCCTGCAGAAGAATTTGTCTGGGGTTTACAAACCTATGTTGCTTAACGCGCAACGGCGCCGAAAAGCTGACTGATGAGTGAACCGGCCAGTAGGGCCGTCACAATGGCCAACAACTGCAGGGAGCAGATGCGGCCGTTGCCCCGAGATGCCAACACGTGGGGGGCGAGGTCAATAAGAACCGAGCCTAATGCAATAGTTCCAGCAAGGCTGCGCTATTTTGTTACGGTGGAAGATTCCATGCTGGCACTCGCCTATTGCCAAGTTGACATACCGCCGTCATGTCTTTGCATGGGTACCAAGCTGCTACCCGTGCGACAGCGCTTCCGTGCTTTCCCCCATGCGGCACACCGCCGCTTTGCGTAGGCTCTGCACAGCTTCTTCTCAACCTGCCATGACTGCCTCAACCCACGCCTTAGACCACGCTTTAACGCCCCAGATTCGCCTGTACCAGGACTGGCTCGTCCAGCAACATGGCCTGCGCTTCAACAGCTACGAAGACCTGCACCGCTGGTCTGTTTCACATCTGGCTGATTTCTGGCGCAGCATCTGGGATTACTACCAGTTGCAATCGCCAGTAGCCCCCACCAAAGACCTGCAGGTATTGAGCGGCGATGCAATGCCCGACACCCAATGGTTCAGCGGCGTGCAGGTGAGCCTGCCGCGCCAGTTGCTGCGGCATGTAAAGGCGGCCGATGCTGCAGGCATGCCGGCCATCGTGAGCGACAACGAGCGTGGAGAAGTGCGTGAAATGTCTTGGCCCGAATTGCAGCGCCAGGTGGCTTCGGTCGCCATCGCGCTGCGCAAGCTGGGTGTTGTGCGTGGCGACCGCGTGGCA contains:
- a CDS encoding beta strand repeat-containing protein is translated as MTTAGMKGIARSVIRWLIMATAYGWGAMAFAASSGTGQAYGLEASASVLAILPGPPLVGLDTQFANTGHGSAPPDFSKSGYIANVGVNAAGILKVDTGVLTSSTQSTLTRNSVTSMSQVNGLNLSLLNVLLGNQSLLSLGADTITTTATMSCEKGKVVASGRTDILNGSGPLAGLGVNVSANADVSVLGIATITVNEQIVSPTSITVNAVHVRINLLGLISADVVIGHAEASMADCQSTVTLNDLQNPVAANDLLPVSGTCSPGSNDLAITTLPSGASLTLPCQSDGTYSGTLNVSALPAGAITVTASQTPAGPNSSASKSTVKNPPSNPGAPTVSVTAPAITLGNQTSYGVSGTCSAEGQPVTVSIGGIPASATCTGGNWSVSGVNVSGLPDGTITVTASQTVNNQVGQGSTTTNKSTVSNPGDTPVVTVSNAAVINAANQGSYGVSGTCSANGQPVVVTIGNVAAQATCSGGAWSVSGVNVTALGDGAVTVTASQTVNNQTGSGTRSTSKDATPPTVAVTSAPAITAANQASYGVSGTCTESGSAVSVSIGSITVVPSPVCNGGAWSAAGVDVGGLPAGPVTVTASQTDAAGNTGTGALTTTKNAAASAVSVTAAPPINASNQSSYGGVTGTCSAGNGAVTVAIGSLTTTAACDGGNWSVSGITVSSLPDGVVTITASQTINGTVVSGTRTTVKDVTPPSVSITTAPTIDGTNQSSYGVSGTCTSSDGAVTVSVGNVVASAPCTNGTWTITGIKVGGLPAGAVTVTASQTDAAGNTATDTRQVSKTSPADGSGVDTGAGNPQGGNWVITAELNGKPGRGMGIDVQDGKFVMQVYNYTSTGAPTFHIAIGVMDGNKVVAPLTSYQGGRFFGSGPLDGQEAGNAGNVEVTFTSRTTGTIKFPGEAAKAMQRFDYEGTPAGTFADPAYVDRWAMVELDQNSQPVRTWWADIGSGEQVGLNYNWTLSPAPWPYAASTKLTMHGFDGALSTPFFATCDYGGADRIFNCSGSSVQPGGLVSVTMQRSVDQVVGTVQFGTGEKHRLIGARITRSAYTTAGGKTALTTYFRPDYAPEAGTWIVSNEITGKPGRGLAVDLQKPTNSQDHTLFISVYDYENQGSATFHSVLGTHEPSTIPAANRPDIPLNQYKGGRYFGSGDLVASYQGNAGNAENIKFTSSSTGTIQFPNEETVQIERFYFGIDKNSIDSLVGSWVVLAHSGAMKSRIFNFVPYTGDSVIDRASGYVCTRNQLRGFNFRCAPAQVGVDTPVIRFSTGFYAASRGIEGDGGADPDTTPELMVMRITDADGQPVQGGAMLPEDDR
- a CDS encoding IS481 family transposase gives rise to the protein MGQVLHGSATTTEAIRRAIQHSQESLRALSARYGINQKTVAKWKNRPSVTDLPTGPRQPRSTVLSVEDEAAIVAFRRHTMLPLDDCLYALQPTIPHLTRSSLHRCLQRHGISRLPEVQGDKPAKKRFKSYPIGYFHVDIAEVQTVEGKLYLFVAIDRTSKFALTELHPSADKMTAAQFLRNVIAAVPYTLHTVLTDNGIQFANRSSDRYAFQHIFGRVCEEHGIEHRLTKVKHPWTNGQVERMNRTIKEATVKRFHYDDHAQLRQHLANFIDAYNFGRRLKTLKGLTPYEFICKQWTSEPERFKIDPIHQMPGLNS
- a CDS encoding acyltransferase family protein: MASWHADEVGSVSVLSVLRLKYNPALDGLRAVAIVLVFLSHAHVPMFDGAFFGVDLFFVLSGFLITSLLLKEFQQAGRLDYWRFYKRRFLRLAPALLLFLGAYWVFAPLIWPDLEDINQDVVVSALYLADYGIAFFDSPNTLLHMWSLSVEEHFYLVWPPLLALLLTHTARKQLWRPVFLLVVLMFVWRAYWVARGQQFYEIFFRFDTRATGMLLGSLLAVVSVHRPEWMDALHARQKYLLWLLPVFPFIIIGYAWDDAGALLWGFALAELTAVAIVIAVSKHKGALYDMLSLPLLVWLGKMSYGIYLWHYPVVRLLRAHMDWAWVVALGLPLSAAFAALSFYTVERWALHLRDRVGRGAPSAHPVATRQVAQRRTATV